The Sorangiineae bacterium MSr11954 DNA segment GCGAGACAAGCGCATTCGGCCGCCACGCGGCGCACGCGCGCGGATCGCTCTCAGGCGGCCAAGAAAGCGGTGCGCACCAAGGGTCCGGCGGCGCGTTCGGCGGCCGCAAAGAAGGGCGCGCGCACCCGCGCGGCGCGATCAGGCCGCAAGCCCGCCCATCGATGACGGTGACGAGATACGCTCGATGCGCATAGGTGCTTCACGTCACGACGTTACCTTGCGTCTCCCTGCTTCATGCTCGATGGGGGTGAACGAGAGTGACTCGTAGGGTGAACGACGATGACGAGCCTGCAAACGTGCACCAACGGGGCACGCTGACACGTGCGCGCCCCGGGTTCGAAGAGCTACTCAGGTATGACTTCGGGGGTGGCCGGAGGAATGGGTGTGTGGATGGGTTGCTCCGGCACCGGACGATGAATCGGTTGCTCCCCGGGTGCATACTCGGGCACCTCGCGGGTCGGAATTTCCACGGGCTGACCGGGCACGTGAGGCTGGCCGGGGTTCGGGGTCATGGGCGGTTGCGTCGAGCTCATTGAATCTCCTTTTCTCTTAAGGTCTCGTGTGCGGTTTGCTTCGTTATTCGTTCTTACGGCTCATGCACTCTTGCGCCGGCGGGCATGCGCCATTTGCAAGTACGCCGGGGGCACGCGCTGCGCGAGATCGAAGAAGTCCGCCCAAGGATCGGTGCGCCGTTTGCTCAGCAGCTTGGGCACGGTGGCGACGGAGAAATCACGCGGGTCCATCTTGCCGAGATCGCGCCAGGCCACGGGAAAAGCAACCGGCGCGCCCGGGCGAGCGCGGACCGCATAAGGAACGATGGCGGTCGCTCCTTGTCCATTGCGAAGGTAATCGATGAAGATCTTTCCGCGCCGCGCAGACTTGGACAATGTCGCGGTGTACCGAGCGGGATCGCTTCGAGCGAACTCGCCCGCTACGCCAAAGGTGAACTCCTTGATGGCGTCGAAGGGCGCCTCGGGCACGATGGGCACCACCACGTGCAAGCCTTTGCCGCCCGTGGTTTTGACGAAGCTCCGGAGCCCGATGCGCGCGAACGCGTCGTGCATCGTCCAGGCCGCGTCCACCACGCGCGCAAAGGGCAAGCCCTCGTCGGGATCCAAGTCCATGACGATCCAATCTGGAACGCCGCTCTCCGGGAGCCGCGATCCCCATCCGTGCAGCTCGACGGCTCCGAATTGGATGAGCGCGATCAGCCCGCCCTCGTCCTCCACGTGCAAAATGCCGTGCTCGGCGATCTTCGATCCATGAATCGAGGGCGGCATCCCCGGGGTTCGCTGTTTTTGAAAGAAGCACTCCGCTTGGTCACCCTCCGGACATCGCACCAGCGCAAGCGGCCTTCGGATCACGTAAGGGAGCATGCGGCCGGCGACGGCACCGTAATACCGAGCGAGCCCCACCTTCGTCAGCCCCGATTCGCGGTCGAGAACCCGGTCAGGGTGGGTGATCCGCACGCCGGCGACGGCCTCGCCGGCCGGGCCTGGGCGCGCGGTGCGCGGGCGCGACGATGACGACGTCGATTTCATCCGGACGAGCGCTCCGTGTTCGCGATGCGCGGATCTTTGATTTGGCGCATGGGATCGCCATCCGGGCCAAAAGGCGGATCGCCCAATGGCGGTGGCGGCGGCAGCGGCCCCTGTTTGGGCGGCTCTTTGACGGGCGGTTTCTGGGGCGACGGATCGCGGGCCGGAGGATGGGGCGGACCTTTGCGGCGGGTGCTGCGCTCGCGCGGATCTCCCTGTCCTTGGTGCCCTTGCGACGGATCGTGCTCTCGTTTTCCAATCATGTTGCCTCCTTTCGCCGGTACGCCGCGTGTGCGTCGGCTACGAGCTTGGCCGCCACCTCGGGACCTTTCCAGCCCTCGATGCGAGGGTCTTTGGGGGTCAGGAGGGTCGCCAAAAGAAAGAACTGTTCGAGCTCCTGGCGAACGCGCGGCGAAAAGAGGGTGGCGTCGCGCGCGCGCTCGTCCTCCGCGGGGACCACGATGAGCCGATCGTTGCTCTGACGCTCGCTCGATGCCCGCCCGTCCTTCACGACCGCCTGCGACAGCTCGACGAGGCCAATGGGTTTGCACGCGATGACCAACCCCGGAAAGCTGGTGCCGTCGTGGTAGATCAGCGCGTCGAGCGGATCGCCGTCGGGTGCGACGGTGCTGGGGACGAATCCCCAGTCGTACGGGTACGTCACGCCGAGCACCAACGGGCGCGAATATCGAAATAGCTCCCTCTCCGGATCGTAGGCGATCTTGGTATGCGATCCGCGGGGCGTCTCGACGACGACGTGCAGGTCCTGCTTTTCGTCCTGGTAGGGGAGCTTTGCGAGGTTCACGGTGGTCTACGCCCTTCTTCGTGAAACGACTGGGTGCAACGACCGGACCGGCCTCGTTGACGCGGTGTAGCCCGCGTTATCGGGCCTCGAGCGTGGTATTTGGCAAACACGACCATCTTGGCGCGATCGCGTGAAAACGCGAAGGAGGCGTCGGAGATTGCCCCAGTGAGGAAGAATGCAACGCGGCCGCGCGCTGCGACGAAGATCTAAAGAAGAAAAGCCGCGAGCAAGGTCGCGCCGGCGAGGACCAGGAGCAAGACCGGGGCGAGCCAACGAAACGAGCCACGGCCCATGACCAAGGCGAGGACGATCTTCACCAGCGCATCGCCGACGACGCCGAAGGCAATGGCGCGCGCGGCGACGTGCACGCCCTCGTGGATTCCGGTGCGCGTCATCGCGAAGACCACCGCCTCCACGTCGACCAGCCCCACGATGGCGCCGGAGATCGCGAGGCCGAGCGATCCCCAATGCGTCTCGACGAGGTGCACGGCGAACAGCGCGAGCTGAAAGATCAGCGCGAGAGGGAGCGCCACCCCGAACTGCAAAGGGTTCTTTGGCGTCATGACGTCGCGCGCGGGGGGCTTGCTTCGCCACGTCAACACGCCGACGAGGATCGCGCCGGCGGCGAAGGGCACGGCGAGGATCATCGCCAGACGGAGGGCGAGCGGCGGGCTCAGGACGGCGGCGAGGACGAGCACGCGAAGGAGGCGCGTGGTGCCGGCGGAGCACGCAGCCAGCGCCAACCCCGTGCCCTCGCTGGGATCGTCGCGGCTCGATTTGGCGCCGAGGACGGTCACGGCGGTGGACGAGACGAGCCCCGCGAGCCCGCCGAGCACGATGGCGCCATGCCGCTCGCCGACGAAGCGCCGGGCGATGTACGCCGCGAAGCTGGTGCCGGAGAGAAGCAAGGTCATGCCCCACACATCGCGCGGGCGGAAGCCACCGAGCGGTCCGAAGGGCCCCTTTGGCAGAATGGGCCAAATGACGATGGCCATCACGGCGAAGCGCGCCGCCGTATGGAGCTCGGCCACTTCGATTTTGGCAATGAACGCATGAAGGCGCGAACGCTCGACCAAGAGAAAGCACGTCAGCGCGACGAGCGCGCCTGCGAATACCAAATAACCGGCCCCCGCCAGGACACCCGAGCAGAGCACCGCGGCCGCGGCTGCCTGCGACGTCGCCCCCGCGCGCCGCCGGGGCAGGGAGTGGGCGACGAGGATGGCCGCCACCGTCACCAGCAGCACCGCGGATGGAAGGAGGATGCCTTGAATCCAGAGCCAGCTGGCCGACGATGCGGCCAGCCCGAAGAGCGCGCACGTCCGGACGCCGAAGGCAGCGGCTGCTCCCCGTGAGCGCCGCGACCATTCGCGCTCGAGGCCGATCGCCAGGCCGCCCGCGGTTCCTACCACCGTGCGCACGAGTCCGATGAGTTCCGGTCCGGAGTCCACGGCGGCCACCTCGTTTGGCCCGCGCGGGGCGTCCTTTCTTCCCCCGTCCGGCGTTGCAAAGCACGTACTTCGAAATTTGCGAGCGTGCCACGGCGCGCCATGAATGGGCACACGACGCGCCGGCACCAAGCGGCGCGTGCCGCAGGCGCGAAAGCCGGCTCGAGGAGGCTTCGAGATTGCCACTTTGCGCGGCGCTCGTCGCGACCGCCAGCTCATGCCATTGTTGCCTCGATGCTGCATCCTCGCGTGGCAAAAAAGCGTGCTTGGGCCCTGGGTTCGGCGCGCGCGAAACGTTTTTTACATGCAGATTACCCGAATGATCATCGCGAGGTGCAACGCGGATTTCGCGTCGGCTCGGCGGTATACGATTCGCAATCGTCGCCGGCGATTCTCGTTTTCAAAGGAGAACGTCAAATGAGCTTTTCGAGTCTCGCGACGAAGTCGTTCATCGCAACGAGCGCGCTCGTGTGCGCTTCTCTCGCCGTGAGGACGGCGGAGGCAGCAGACCCTGTCGCTCCATCGGGCCCGCCGCCCGTGGCGGCGCCGGTCGCAACGAGCCAGACGACGACGACGGCCGGCGTGGTCGATACCGGTCCATCGCCTTTCGCCGTGAAGGATTTGCCCTCGACGGAGAAGGTGTCCCCCGTGAACCGGCCGCTGCTCATCACCGGCGCCGTCGTCCTCGCTGGAACCTGGGGTACGTCGATTGGGTTCGCGTACGGCAGCAAGCGCAAGGAAGACCAAGATTATCTCTATTACCCGGTGGCCGGCCCATGGCTCGATCTGGCTCATCGCGATTGCGATGCGCGCCCCTGCTCCAACGAAGACGTCAACAAGGCGCTGCTCATCGCCGACGGCATCGGTCAGGGGCTCGGCGCGCTGGCCATCGTCACCAGCCTCTTCCTGCCGGAGAAGAAGACCAAGAACTGGTACCTGATCGGAAGCGAAAAGTCGGTCATCGGCGGGCCGATGCGCGTGGGCACGGGCTACGGGCTCGGGGCTCTCGGTCGGTTTTGAGCGGACTTTTCAAGGAGAATACAACCATGTTGCGATCGATTCATTTGGCTCTCGGCGCGGCGGTCATCGCCAGCACCGCGGCTTGCTCGAGTTATCCCGCCCCCAACCAGCGGATGGCGGACGCGGTGGCGACCTCACGCGCGGCCCAGGAGGTCGGCGCGAACACCAACCCGCAAGCGCAGCTCCACTTGCGGCTGGCGAACGAAGAGATCGAGCGCGCCAAGCGCTTGATGGAGGACGGTGACAACAAGCGCGCCGACTTCGTCCTGGTCCGGGCCAAGGCCGACGCCGACCTCGCCCTCGCCGAGGCGCGCGAGGTCGCGGCCGAGCGCGACGCCAAGGCCGCCGTCGCGCGCGCCGACGCCTTGCAGTCCGAGCTCCAGCAGGCGATCGCCGCGGGACAAGCCCCGGCGCCCACCCCGATCGGCGGCTCGAGCGTCCCGGTGGGGACGACGACCACGACGGGATCGACGGTGCCGGGACCGGTTCAACAACCCGCGCCGGTGGTGAAGCCCCGCAGCGAAGGAGGTGCGCGATGAAACTGATTCATCTTCTCGGGTTCTCCGTGATCGCGGGCGCGGTG contains these protein-coding regions:
- the ligD gene encoding non-homologous end-joining DNA ligase; translated protein: MKSTSSSSRPRTARPGPAGEAVAGVRITHPDRVLDRESGLTKVGLARYYGAVAGRMLPYVIRRPLALVRCPEGDQAECFFQKQRTPGMPPSIHGSKIAEHGILHVEDEGGLIALIQFGAVELHGWGSRLPESGVPDWIVMDLDPDEGLPFARVVDAAWTMHDAFARIGLRSFVKTTGGKGLHVVVPIVPEAPFDAIKEFTFGVAGEFARSDPARYTATLSKSARRGKIFIDYLRNGQGATAIVPYAVRARPGAPVAFPVAWRDLGKMDPRDFSVATVPKLLSKRRTDPWADFFDLAQRVPPAYLQMAHARRRKSA
- a CDS encoding MgtC/SapB family protein; its protein translation is MDSGPELIGLVRTVVGTAGGLAIGLEREWSRRSRGAAAAFGVRTCALFGLAASSASWLWIQGILLPSAVLLVTVAAILVAHSLPRRRAGATSQAAAAAVLCSGVLAGAGYLVFAGALVALTCFLLVERSRLHAFIAKIEVAELHTAARFAVMAIVIWPILPKGPFGPLGGFRPRDVWGMTLLLSGTSFAAYIARRFVGERHGAIVLGGLAGLVSSTAVTVLGAKSSRDDPSEGTGLALAACSAGTTRLLRVLVLAAVLSPPLALRLAMILAVPFAAGAILVGVLTWRSKPPARDVMTPKNPLQFGVALPLALIFQLALFAVHLVETHWGSLGLAISGAIVGLVDVEAVVFAMTRTGIHEGVHVAARAIAFGVVGDALVKIVLALVMGRGSFRWLAPVLLLVLAGATLLAAFLL
- a CDS encoding inorganic diphosphatase; translation: MNLAKLPYQDEKQDLHVVVETPRGSHTKIAYDPERELFRYSRPLVLGVTYPYDWGFVPSTVAPDGDPLDALIYHDGTSFPGLVIACKPIGLVELSQAVVKDGRASSERQSNDRLIVVPAEDERARDATLFSPRVRQELEQFFLLATLLTPKDPRIEGWKGPEVAAKLVADAHAAYRRKEAT
- a CDS encoding DUF4398 domain-containing protein — protein: MLRSIHLALGAAVIASTAACSSYPAPNQRMADAVATSRAAQEVGANTNPQAQLHLRLANEEIERAKRLMEDGDNKRADFVLVRAKADADLALAEAREVAAERDAKAAVARADALQSELQQAIAAGQAPAPTPIGGSSVPVGTTTTTGSTVPGPVQQPAPVVKPRSEGGAR